CCTGTTTCCGTTCCGCCACAGAACTGGTTCGGCTCAGGATGTTAAAGCACCCCAACGCCTCCTGGTACAGCGCATCCATTTTTGCCAGATAATTCTTATCCGCTTCAGTAAGGTATCCGTCCAAATCTTCCGCTTTTAAAACGACCTTATTCATTTTTGACCCCTATCGTATAACACCATAGCAGGAAGGGGGATAAAAAAAAAGCCCCCGGTATTCCCGGGAGACTTTTCTGAGCTTTGCTTAATCGCTTAAAAATGGATGCTAAGCCCGGTAGAGGCAAAAGACAACGCGCTGTATCCCAATTCCATAAATACCCCTATAACCGGCGTAAAGAACCAACGGGCTCCAACGGCTGCCCCAAAAAGCAAAGAACCATCGCTATCATCACCCGAAAGGCCGCCGGATTTCCATTCAAGCCACTCAGCCTGATACCCAAAGGTTCCCACAGCATAGGTATCAAGGCCATCAACATCCCAGTTGAAATGATACCCAATACGGAAACCAAGATCGAGATTGGAATAGGTATATTCATATTTAGCTCCGAGCAGGCTATTATCTTCCCCGGAACTATAAAATCCCACAATACCACCCAGGAAGAAGGGCAAACCGCCAATAGGCAGATTGTAATCAACGGATGCCGAAAGCGGTGGAACTATTAAATTCCCATCCTTCGGATAATTAAGGCCAATACCGATATTTACCGCAAAACTGTTCGCCGGCACTGCGCTCGGATATTTAGTAAGATCCTCCGCTTCAAAGGCAAACAAAGAAAACGCGGTAATATTCACACAAAAAATCAAAGCAAAAAACATTTTTTTCATTTCGTACTCCTAATAAAATTGTAATTTTTTATAAACTATTAATCAATAGATTCTATGGCATTTCGACGGCCCGCTCCAGGAAGGGGCTCCGCAGTTGGGCGGCGGCTCGGGTACCCCACTCTCCGGCAGCGGCGCCACGGCGGGACAGGAAGGCCCAGAGTTCCCGTGCGGGAGGCAGCTTGCCGCTGCCGTTCAGACTGGTACCCAGATAATATATGGTTTTATAGTATTCGACTTCTTCGATATATGAAAGCAAAACCGGCCGACGGGGGGTCTGCTCCATAAGCAGGTCCAGGGTACTAAAGGAAAAATCGAATTGTGTCCTGAGGATCTCCTCGACCATTATACTATTCTGAATTAAAAAGGCAAAAAGCAGGTGTTCCACCCCCCGGTTATCCCGGCCCAGGGCATGGTAATAGAGCCCTAAAAGCCGGTGCGCCCGCTCCACATCCTGGTTATTGTAGCGGTAGAGGGTCAAAAATCGGCCCACCCCTTCATTTTCCAGGGTCCGCATCATGGCGGTTCTGACAAAGGAAGAAGAATCCTGGGACCAGAGGGTATCCCGCTTCAGGATCTCCAAGAGCCGTTCTTCCATGGCGGTATATTCCTGCCTGAGCCGGTGGATATCCACAATCTTATACAGGATCTCAAGGTCAAAGCCCGGGGTTTCCAGCAAAATCCGCTGTGCATAGGCCTTTTCATACTGTCTAAGGGCTATCCCCAACTCTCCTTCTACCCTATAGGCCTCGCCAATCCAGTATTCGGCGTCGGGGAATTCCTTATAACGGCCAATGGCTTCCAGAGCTGCCTGGGCGGAATCCCTGAAGGATTCCCGAGGAAGGCGATAATACAGTTCCGCCAGGGCCGCCGCCGCGTCTATATGTCCCCGCTCGGCGATATAGGGCTCTATCAGTTCCAGGGAGTCCCCCATGCGGCGAACCTCCGGTATGGACAGAAGGGTAATAAGATCCTGCTCCATCCGGGTATACATGGCCCTCCGTTGATCCCGGGCTTCCACAAAGGCTATAAGCGCCTCTCCATAATTACCGCTTCTGAAAAAAAGCTTACCCCGTTCCAAGGTATACCAATAGGGACGATCCATCTGCCTTTGGGCAAAGGCCGGAATGCAGATAAAGGATAAAAAGATAATATGAAGGGATACTAAGATTGTTTTTCTCACCAACGCTCCCTCTCTCTACTGTACCCCAGCCGGATAAAAAAAGCCACCCTTTCTACAAACGGTCCAGTTCTTCCCGGAAAGCCGCGTCCGCATCGGCGGCATCAATGGTCCGGATTACTT
This Treponema primitia ZAS-1 DNA region includes the following protein-coding sequences:
- a CDS encoding outer membrane beta-barrel protein, which codes for MKKMFFALIFCVNITAFSLFAFEAEDLTKYPSAVPANSFAVNIGIGLNYPKDGNLIVPPLSASVDYNLPIGGLPFFLGGIVGFYSSGEDNSLLGAKYEYTYSNLDLGFRIGYHFNWDVDGLDTYAVGTFGYQAEWLEWKSGGLSGDDSDGSLLFGAAVGARWFFTPVIGVFMELGYSALSFASTGLSIHF